Proteins from a single region of Kluyveromyces lactis strain NRRL Y-1140 chromosome C complete sequence:
- the TOP2 gene encoding DNA topoisomerase 2 (similar to uniprot|P06786 Saccharomyces cerevisiae YNL088W TOP2 Essential type II topoisomerase catalyzes topology changes in DNA via transient breakage and rejoining of phosphodiester bonds in the DNA backbone localizes to axial cores in meiosis) — protein sequence MTQSKTVSERYQKISQLEHILKRPDTYIGSVEVQESQQWIHDETTDCMIEKTVNIVPGLFKIFDEILVNAADNKVRDPSMKKIDVVINQEENTIEVKNDGKGIPVEIHDKEGIYIPELIFGHLLTSSNYDDDEKKVTGGRNGYGAKLCNIFSTEFILETADPSRGHKYIQNWENNMSTCHPPKITSYKKGPSYTKVIFKPDLQRFGMDKLDDDIVGVMRRRVYDINGSVRDVNVSLNGKALKIRNFKNYVELYLKSLEKIKLNRLRESSTPDEPMQEPTKIPTILYERINDRWEVAFAVSENSFQQISFVNSIATTSGGTHVNYVTDQIIKKVSDRLKKQKKTIKPFQIKNNMFIFINCLIENPAFTSQTKEQLTTRVKDFGSKCEVPSEFINKIMKTDLATKIFEIADENAHKQLKKTDGSRKNRITEYPKLEDANMAGTKEGYKCTLVLTEGDSALSLAVAGLAVVGRDYYGCFPLRGKMLNVREATPDQISKNAEIQAIKKIMGLQHKKRYEDTTTLRYGHIMIMTDQDHDGSHIKGLIINFLESSFPGLLDIPGFLIEFITPIIKITISRPKKETISFYNMPDYEKWREEESHKYTWKQKYYKGLGTSTQQEAREYFSGLDKHLKKFHALQGDDSQLIDLAFSKKKADDRKEWLKLYEPGTVLDPKLTEIPISDFINKELILFSLADNIRSIPSVLDGLKPGQRKVIYACFKRNLKSEIKVAQLGGYVSEHTGYHHGEQSLYQTIVGLAQDFVGSNNIYLLKPNGAFGTRATGGKDSAAPRYIFTELNKLTRKIFNTLDDPLLNYIQDDEQTVEPEWYLPVIPMVLVNGTEGIGTGWSTNIPPFNPMDIVNNVKRLMKGEEMEQMAPWYRGWQGSLEKIDPQKYRTYGRIEQIDENTLEITELPPKTWTSVIKEHLLLGLSGNDKVKPWIKDIQEQHGATIKFIITLTSDEMEKTRKIGFYERFKLVSTVSLSNMVAFDPQGKIKKYDDVRDILSDFYYTRLTYYQKRKDYIGERLKWEVEKLSYQVKFIMMIVEKKLSVSNKPRPVLFEELMSLGFPRINKEGKPTYGKVEEQAQIEALNDEDDDDDDEEKSEAEDNAEESEDVVNGPEEKFGNYDYLLGMKIWALTKERYEKLMKQMQEKQTELERLLKLSAKDLWEIDLDDFVEHYEKFIQYDEEVRNSIVPDAATTKKGKRRKRGKNDDNDSKQPKKRARKSVKREYVDFERVLIEPRVIEKVKRVPKIKTENNDIVKKLSKAKSTKQTTPEVKEDPEPTASHASTIFAKKADSVSKEPEEDNDEFSVFSSKFKKLSSAFNDNGDSTSASPIPSIASKSQDTVGISPLKDDDDDDEKILAGKKKTTRKQNSQTADLVSLSDESDLDILENLPSQPRKRSPRLTQTTKSNYTQDLSDDSFLDDDDEEANSDASFQESD from the coding sequence aattttcgaTGAAATCTTGGTTAACGCTGCAGATAACAAGGTTCGTGATCCTAGtatgaagaagattgatGTTGTCATTAATCAAGAGGAGAATACTATTGAAGTCAAGAATGATGGTAAGGGTATTCCCGTTGAAATTCATGATAAGGAAGGTATTTATATTCCTGAATTAATTTTTGGCCATCTTTTGACATCCTCTAATTACGATGACGATGAGAAGAAAGTTACAGGTGGTAGAAACGGTTACGGTGCTAAGCTTTGTAATATTTTTTCCACAGAATTCATACTAGAGACCGCTGATCCTTCTAGAGGGCATAAATATATCCAAAATTGGGAAAACAACATGTCTACGTGTCATCCGCCTAAAATTACGTCTTACAAGAAAGGTCCATCTTATACAAAGGTCATATTCAAACCAgatcttcaaagattcgGGATGGACAAACTTGACGATGATATAGTTGGTGTTATGAGGCGTCGTGTCTATGATATCAATGGTTCCGTACGTGATGTGAACGTCTCATTGAATGGTAAAGCTTTAAAGATTCGTAACTTCAAAAACTACGTCGAGTTATACTTGAAATCACTAGAGAAGATCAAATTAAATAGACTTAGAGAGTCGAGTACCCCAGATGAACCAATGCAAGAGCCTACTAAAATCCCAACTATCTTAtatgaaagaattaatGATCGTTGGGAAGTTGCATTTGCAGTATCGGAAAACtcatttcaacaaatatCATTTGTTAATTCGATCGCCACTACATCAGGTGGTACACATGTTAACTATGTTACAGATCAAATTATAAAGAAAGTATCTGACCGcttgaagaaacaaaagaagacaaTCAAACCTTTCCAAATTAAGAACAACATgtttattttcatcaattgctTAATTGAGAACCCTGCATTCACTTCTCAAACCAAAGAACAATTAACGACAAGGGTCAAGGATTTCGGTTCCAAGTGCGAAGTCCCATCAGAATTCATCAATAAAATAATGAAGACTGATCTTGCGACGaagatctttgaaattgcCGATGAGAATGCTCATaagcaattgaagaaaactgatggttcaagaaagaacagaatTACTGAGTACCccaaacttgaagatgCAAATATGGCTGgaacaaaagaaggttACAAATGTACTTTGGTTCTAACAGAAGGTGATTCTGCCTTGTCTCTTGCAGTTGCTGGGTTGGCTGTCGTTGGAAGAGATTATTATGGATGTTTCCCCTTAAGAGGTAAAATGTTAAATGTTAGGGAAGCGACCCCTGATCAAATCAGTAAGAACGCGGAAATTCAAGccataaaaaaaattatggGGTTGCAGCATAAGAAGCGGTACGAAGATACTACAACTTTAAGATATGGTCATATTATGATTATGACGGATCAAGATCACGATGGTTCACATATCAAAGGTTTGATCATTAATTTCCTGGAGAGTTCCTTCCCTGGTCTTCTCGATATTCCAGGATTTTTAATAGAATTTATCACACCCATCATTAAAATCACAATCTCAAGACCCAAGAAAGAAaccatttctttctataACATGCCAGATTACGAAAAGTGGAGAGAAGAAGAGTCTCACAAGTACACTTGGAAACAGAAGTATTACAAGGGTTTGGGTACGTCGACACAACAGGAAGCACGTGAGTACTTTTCAGGTTTAGATAAGcacttgaagaaattccatGCCTTGCAAGGTGATGATTCTCAATTAATTGATCTagcattttcaaaaaagaaggcGGACGACCGTAAAGAATGGCTAAAATTGTATGAGCCTGGTACTGTATTAGATCCAAAGCTAACAGAGATTCCAATCAGTGATTTTATCAATAAAGaattaattcttttctctctaGCAGACAACATTAGATCTATTCCCTCTGTTTTAGATGGTTTGAAACCTGGTCAGAGGAAAGTTATCTATGCCTGCTTCAAACgtaatttgaaaagtgaAATCAAGGTCGCTCAATTAGGTGGTTATGTTTCAGAACATACAGGGTATCATCATGGTGAACAATCTTTGTATCAAACTATTGTCGGTCTAGCTCAGGATTTTGTTGGTTCCAATAATATTTACTTGTTGAAACCAAATGGTGCCTTCGGTACAAGAGCAACAGGTGGTAAAGATTCTGCTGCGCCAAGATATATCTTCACGGAGCTAAACAAACTTACGagaaaaattttcaatacTCTCGACGATCCATTATTGAATTATATTCAAGATGATGAACAGACTGTAGAACCTGAATGGTATTTACCGGTTATTCCAATGGTTTTAGTAAATGGTACTGAAGGTATTGGTACGGGTTGGAGTACTAATATTCCTCCTTTCAATCCAATGGATATTGTCAATAATGTGAAGCGTCTGATGAAGGGAGAGGAAATGGAGCAGATGGCGCCATGGTACAGGGGATGGCAGGGATCCTTGGAGAAGATAGATCCACAAAAGTATCGTACTTATGGTAGAATCGAACAAATCGATGAAAATACGTTGGAAATAACGGAACTGCCTCCCAAGACTTGGACTTCCGTCATCAAGGAGCATTTACTATTGGGTTTAAGTGGTAATGATAAGGTTAAGCCTTGGATTAAAGACATACAAGAACAGCATGGAGCCACCATCAAGTTTATTATCACCTTGACTTCCGATGAAATGGAGAAGACGAGAAAAATAGGTTTCtatgaaagattcaaattgGTTTCTACGGTAAGTCTCAGCAACATGGTTGCATTCGATCCTCAGGGGAAGATTAAAAAATACGATGATGTTCGTGACATTTTGTCTGACTTTTATTATACTCGACTCACCTATTAtcagaagagaaaagattaTATTGGTGAAAGGCTAAAGTGGGAAGTTGAAAAGCTATCATATCAAGTTAAATTCATTATGATGATCGTTGAGAAAAAGTTATCAGTCAGTAACAAACCTCGTCCAGTCCTCTTCGAAGAATTAATGTCCTTGGGTTTCCCaagaatcaacaaagaaggaaaacCAACCTACGGTAAAGTCGAGGAGCAAGCACAAATAGAAGCATTgaatgacgaagatgatgatgatgatgacgaagagaAAAGCGAAGCAGAAGACAACGCtgaagaaagtgaagatGTTGTAAACGGACcagaagagaaatttgGTAATTACGACTATTTGTTAGGTATGAAAATCTGGGCTTTGACAAAGGAAAGATATGAAAAGTTAATGAAACAAATGcaagagaaacaaacaGAATTGGAACGGCTATTAAAACTTTCTGCTAAAGATTTATGGGAAATTGATTTAGACGACTTCGTAGAACATTACGAAAAATTCATTCAGTACGACGAAGAGGTTCGTAACAGCATCGTTCCCGATGCAGCCACCACCAAGAAGGGTAAGAGAAGAAAGCGCGGTAAAAACGATGACAATGATTCAaaacaaccaaaaaaaagagcCAGAAAATCTGTCAAGAGAGAAtatgttgattttgaaagagtttTAATCGAACCAAGAGTTATTGAAAAGGTTAAAAGGGTACCAAAAAttaaaactgaaaacaaCGATATTGtaaagaaactttcaaaggCAAAATCCACTAAACAAACGACCCCAGAGGTCAAAGAAGATCCAGAACCAACCGCCTCTCATGCTAGTACCATCTTTGCAAAGAAGGCGGATTCAGTCTCTAAGGAACCCGAGGAAGACAATGATGAGTTCAGCGTATTTTCCAgtaaattcaaaaaattgagCTCTGCGTTCAATGATAATGGCGATTCCACGTCCGCGTCTCCTATTCCATCCATAGCGTCTAAATCCCAGGATACTGTAGGAATCTCTCCTCTCAAAGACGACGACGACGATGACGAAAAGATTCTAGCAGgcaagaaaaagacaacaaggaaacaaaattcGCAGACAGCAGATCTAGTCTCACTGAGCGATGAAAGTGATCttgatattcttgaaaacttACCCTCTCAACCACGAAAGAGAAGTCCAAGATTGACTCAAACTACGAAGTCCAACTACACACAGGATTTATCAGACGACAGTTTCTtagatgacgatgatgaagaagcaaaCTCCGATGCATCATTCCAAGAATCTGACTGA